A genomic stretch from Cloacibacterium caeni includes:
- a CDS encoding ISL3 family transposase has translation MLLIENEMPVNKVAKILQVYPVRLWNVFDYWISIAHKEDVIDSLTKIGFDETSVKKGHNYITHMVDLEQKRVLFACEGKGVDCIEKSVDYLKEKEVEIAEIKQVCIDMSPAFISGCNTHLQEAEITFDKFHVVKEVNKAMDELRRLERKGNDLLKGHKYTFLKSKLTPEIKSEKDFLMELYPKLGQGYQLLEMFKDFWDIKQKAEAETYLAFWCDYADDSGIYPFQKASKTIKAHWSGIINYIESRINNGVIEGINSKIQLAKKRARGYRNTTNFINMIYFTCSKLKFNYPLYST, from the coding sequence ATGTTGCTAATAGAAAACGAAATGCCTGTAAATAAGGTTGCTAAAATCTTACAAGTCTATCCAGTAAGGTTGTGGAATGTCTTTGATTATTGGATTTCTATCGCTCATAAAGAAGATGTTATTGATTCTTTAACCAAAATAGGTTTTGATGAAACTTCGGTTAAAAAAGGACATAACTATATTACTCACATGGTTGATTTAGAGCAAAAACGAGTACTGTTTGCTTGTGAGGGTAAAGGAGTCGATTGTATTGAAAAGAGTGTTGATTATCTAAAAGAAAAAGAAGTAGAAATTGCAGAGATTAAACAGGTTTGTATAGATATGTCACCAGCATTTATATCAGGTTGCAATACACATTTACAAGAAGCGGAAATTACTTTTGATAAATTCCATGTAGTCAAAGAAGTAAACAAAGCAATGGACGAATTACGAAGATTAGAACGCAAAGGAAACGATTTATTAAAAGGGCATAAATACACCTTTCTTAAATCAAAATTAACCCCTGAAATCAAATCAGAAAAAGACTTTTTAATGGAATTATATCCTAAATTAGGTCAAGGCTACCAGTTACTCGAAATGTTTAAAGATTTTTGGGATATAAAACAAAAAGCAGAAGCAGAAACCTATTTAGCTTTTTGGTGTGATTATGCAGATGATTCTGGAATTTATCCATTCCAAAAAGCATCAAAAACAATAAAAGCACATTGGTCAGGAATTATAAACTACATCGAAAGTAGAATAAATAATGGTGTAATTGAAGGTATAAACTCAAAAATTCAGCTCGCTAAAAAAAGAGCTAGAGGTTATAGAAACACAACTAATTTTATCAACATGATTTACTTTACTTGCAGTAAACTAAAATTTAACTACCCACTATATTCAACATAG
- a CDS encoding tyrosine-type recombinase/integrase: MYRFQRTVSVLGRSQSTFNNYFRHVASLSLYFGKIPTELDAEQIQDYLYYLQKKSKTPSQSYFKHTVYGLRFLLKSEGLPYSYLSLPEIKKEKKLPVVLSKEEVWRLLSTCQLLKHKMLIGLLYGCGLRCMEVRNVQLKDLDFDRKQLKVVQGKGSKDRYVPLSEHLIRGLKKYIEAEKPQDYLFGMPREGRAGGMFDSRYSQRGVQWAVKQASKSAKIMKEVSVHTLRHSFATHLLEDGMDILSIKNLLGHENIEATMVYLQIAQLSTQKLYSPLDILFSEFGKK, encoded by the coding sequence TTGTACCGCTTCCAGCGCACAGTTTCGGTTTTAGGCAGAAGCCAAAGCACCTTCAACAATTACTTTAGACACGTAGCATCACTATCGCTATATTTTGGCAAAATCCCCACAGAGCTCGATGCTGAGCAAATTCAAGATTACCTTTATTACCTCCAAAAAAAATCAAAAACCCCGTCACAATCGTACTTTAAACATACGGTTTATGGATTAAGATTCCTTTTAAAATCCGAAGGATTGCCTTATTCTTACTTGAGTCTTCCAGAGATTAAAAAAGAGAAAAAACTACCCGTAGTTCTCAGCAAAGAAGAAGTATGGCGACTGCTGAGCACGTGCCAACTTCTGAAACACAAAATGCTCATAGGGCTGTTGTACGGCTGTGGACTGCGTTGCATGGAAGTAAGAAATGTACAGCTCAAAGACTTAGATTTTGATAGAAAACAGCTGAAAGTAGTACAAGGCAAAGGAAGCAAAGACCGCTATGTCCCTTTGTCTGAACATTTAATAAGAGGCTTAAAAAAATACATCGAAGCCGAAAAACCCCAAGATTATCTCTTCGGGATGCCTAGAGAAGGCAGAGCCGGTGGAATGTTTGATTCTAGATACTCACAACGTGGCGTACAGTGGGCAGTAAAACAAGCCTCGAAATCTGCAAAAATAATGAAAGAAGTGAGTGTACACACGCTTCGTCATAGTTTTGCCACGCATCTTTTAGAAGACGGAATGGATATTCTGAGCATCAAAAATCTCTTGGGTCACGAAAATATAGAAGCCACGATGGTTTACCTTCAAATAGCCCAACTGTCAACGCAAAAACTCTACAGTCCATTAGATATCTTGTTTTCAGAATTTGGGAAGAAATGA
- a CDS encoding TraB/GumN family protein — translation MKKLTIILILFSTFLFSQQSIFWKISKDDSESYILGTYHYLGKDFINENKIILEKLKQSKIALSENIDSANIFINKRDENLILKKLDKNEIETIKNIVPNYVDAKKMTLRELIITIDGKISSKFCLTEKEKSDNIKMDDYLKKYSLENNLKLVGLEPTKNTFDYINNSLYLGATDEKLLQILKTKIILLNSEKQNLNCSIINEYRTKKHLFNFTKERQEKLITARNKDWIDKIDNAIKQNKKVFIFVGLFHLDFKDGLLELLKKRDYKIEEIELK, via the coding sequence ATGAAAAAATTAACAATAATCCTAATTTTATTCTCAACATTTTTATTTTCTCAACAGTCAATTTTTTGGAAAATATCTAAAGATGATAGTGAAAGTTACATACTCGGAACTTACCATTATTTAGGCAAAGATTTTATAAATGAAAACAAAATTATTCTTGAAAAATTAAAACAATCAAAAATTGCACTATCTGAAAATATTGATTCAGCAAATATTTTCATAAATAAAAGGGACGAAAATTTAATACTCAAAAAACTTGACAAAAACGAGATTGAAACTATTAAAAATATTGTTCCAAACTATGTTGATGCAAAAAAGATGACTTTACGAGAACTAATAATTACAATTGATGGAAAAATTTCAAGTAAATTTTGTTTAACGGAAAAAGAAAAATCTGACAACATAAAAATGGATGATTATTTGAAAAAATATTCTCTTGAAAATAACTTAAAATTAGTTGGATTAGAGCCGACGAAAAACACTTTTGACTACATAAATAATTCATTATATTTGGGTGCTACAGATGAAAAATTATTACAAATTTTAAAGACTAAGATTATTTTATTAAATTCTGAAAAACAAAATCTCAATTGTTCTATAATAAATGAATATAGAACAAAAAAACACCTGTTTAATTTTACAAAAGAGAGGCAAGAAAAATTAATTACGGCAAGAAACAAAGATTGGATTGATAAGATAGATAATGCAATAAAACAAAATAAAAAGGTCTTTATTTTTGTTGGTCTTTTTCATTTGGACTTTAAAGATGGTTTATTAGAATTACTGAAAAAAAGAGATTATAAAATTGAAGAAATAGAACTAAAATAA
- a CDS encoding TFIIB-type zinc ribbon-containing protein, whose translation MKCPNCKDVNLVMTDRNGIEIDYCPDCRGVWLDRGELDKIIERSTQNLKPQQDDMIYGKQYHSRDNDYRYKKKKGLLGELFDF comes from the coding sequence ATGAAATGTCCAAATTGCAAAGATGTAAATCTGGTTATGACCGACCGCAACGGAATAGAGATTGACTATTGTCCTGATTGTAGAGGTGTTTGGCTTGACCGTGGTGAACTTGATAAAATCATTGAAAGGTCAACTCAAAACCTTAAACCCCAACAAGATGATATGATTTATGGTAAGCAGTACCATTCAAGGGACAATGATTATCGTTACAAAAAAAAGAAAGGACTTTTAGGAGAACTATTTGACTTTTAA
- a CDS encoding carboxypeptidase-like regulatory domain-containing protein: MKQTFGIFTILFYGILTAQTINGKIISKENNEPIPFARIGIENENFGAIADENGNYSIDLTNIDRNKNLTVQIGGFINFSQSIQNFIDGNHTISLNEKVVEIQEVVLNPKKYYEKNWGTNAKTKKVQFGFNPARSKEDKSKEFGVDFNNNKNIKLQKINLNIVDLKTDKPLLINFNIYSKKDGLPDISLLNENLTIELTKDKIKDGTFSFDVSDKNVWINKQDFFVTMQVMNGFDGWIYLSGAMFKNVYYRNFYGPWLKKTIAQPALNIDVKIEK, from the coding sequence ATGAAACAAACTTTTGGAATTTTCACAATATTATTTTACGGAATTCTTACTGCACAAACAATTAATGGAAAAATTATTTCAAAAGAAAATAACGAACCAATTCCATTCGCAAGAATTGGAATTGAAAATGAAAATTTTGGAGCAATTGCTGATGAAAATGGCAATTATTCAATTGATTTGACAAATATTGACCGAAACAAAAATTTAACCGTTCAAATTGGTGGTTTTATAAATTTTTCACAATCAATACAAAACTTCATAGATGGAAATCATACAATTTCTCTGAATGAAAAGGTTGTGGAAATTCAGGAAGTGGTTTTGAATCCCAAAAAATATTATGAAAAAAATTGGGGGACAAATGCAAAAACTAAAAAAGTTCAATTTGGCTTTAATCCAGCAAGAAGCAAAGAAGACAAATCAAAAGAATTTGGTGTAGATTTTAATAATAACAAAAATATAAAATTGCAAAAAATTAATCTAAATATTGTGGATTTGAAAACTGACAAACCACTTTTGATAAATTTCAATATTTATTCAAAAAAAGACGGACTTCCAGATATATCATTATTAAACGAAAATTTAACTATTGAATTAACAAAAGATAAAATAAAAGACGGAACATTTTCTTTTGATGTTAGTGATAAAAATGTTTGGATTAACAAACAGGATTTTTTTGTAACAATGCAAGTAATGAATGGATTCGATGGATGGATCTATTTGAGCGGAGCAATGTTTAAGAATGTTTATTATCGAAATTTTTATGGTCCTTGGTTGAAAAAAACTATTGCACAACCAGCGCTAAATATTGATGTGAAAATTGAAAAATAA
- a CDS encoding UvrD-helicase domain-containing protein: MELTKEQYYIINSTGNIKINAVAGSGKTTTVIEYAKTRPATSKILYLAFNKSVKLEAAKKFADKGLNNVKVETAHSLAYRHIVFKNGYKVRPQGYKTNEIAELLNLQGNGEKHTEYVIANHINKFIAYFCNSDKQKVQDLNYLDTVTDPKAKTFVSSFYDYIVSQSRLLLSKMDKGEIEITHDFYLKKFQLSNPKLDYDYILFDEGQDASPAMLDVFFNQKATKVIVGDTHQQIYGWRFAVNSLEKADFKTYHLSTSFRFSQDIANLAMEVLKFKKHLDEHETIPITGKGNSKEIKTKAVLARTNLGLLLKAIEYVTEKKKVKQIYFEGNINSYTYADEGASLYDVLNLYNEKHHLIKDKLIKAMKDLDELEDYIEKTEDVQLAMMVEIVKEYGNKIPDIIKAIKEKHVDNDDKEKAEMIFSTVHRCKGMEYDAIQLVNDFISEEKLDKLKEDKKAKEINATKLNEEINLLYVAVTRTKNSIHIPEPLMPSEFPKSSQIHVMKVVSEEEKEQQRKEELKQKTDKAESKTEKAYSVEEVRTKHKDAYKPWTPELDNELTVMYCEGVNVKDMAKHFGRTRGAITSRIKKLELEELYG, translated from the coding sequence ATGGAGTTAACGAAAGAACAATATTACATCATCAACTCGACTGGAAACATCAAAATAAATGCTGTTGCCGGGTCTGGGAAAACTACGACCGTAATTGAATACGCCAAGACAAGACCAGCGACAAGTAAAATTCTTTATTTAGCTTTCAATAAATCAGTAAAACTTGAAGCAGCCAAAAAGTTTGCCGACAAAGGACTTAACAATGTAAAAGTTGAGACAGCACATTCTTTGGCTTATAGACACATTGTTTTTAAGAATGGATACAAAGTAAGACCACAAGGTTACAAGACAAATGAAATTGCCGAACTTCTAAATCTTCAAGGCAATGGAGAAAAGCATACGGAATATGTCATTGCCAATCATATTAACAAGTTCATTGCCTATTTCTGCAACAGCGACAAGCAAAAAGTTCAAGACTTAAACTATCTTGACACAGTAACAGACCCAAAAGCAAAAACCTTTGTTTCATCATTTTACGACTATATCGTTTCTCAATCACGACTTTTATTAAGCAAAATGGACAAAGGAGAAATCGAAATCACCCACGACTTCTACCTTAAAAAATTCCAACTTTCAAACCCAAAACTTGACTACGATTACATACTTTTTGACGAAGGACAAGACGCATCTCCTGCAATGCTTGATGTGTTCTTTAATCAAAAAGCGACCAAAGTAATCGTTGGCGACACACACCAACAAATTTACGGGTGGCGATTTGCAGTAAACTCGTTAGAAAAAGCCGACTTTAAAACCTATCATCTTTCGACAAGTTTTCGGTTTAGTCAAGACATTGCAAATCTTGCAATGGAAGTTTTAAAATTCAAAAAACACCTTGACGAACACGAAACTATTCCAATAACAGGAAAAGGAAACAGCAAAGAAATTAAAACCAAAGCTGTTCTTGCAAGAACCAATCTGGGACTTCTGCTTAAAGCAATTGAATATGTCACTGAAAAGAAAAAGGTAAAACAGATTTACTTTGAAGGTAACATCAACTCATATACATACGCAGACGAAGGTGCTTCCCTCTATGATGTTCTAAATCTTTACAACGAAAAGCATCACTTAATTAAGGACAAACTAATCAAGGCTATGAAAGACCTTGACGAGTTAGAAGATTATATTGAAAAGACAGAAGATGTTCAGCTTGCAATGATGGTTGAAATAGTTAAAGAGTATGGAAATAAAATTCCTGACATCATAAAAGCCATTAAAGAAAAACACGTTGACAATGACGACAAAGAAAAGGCAGAAATGATTTTCTCAACAGTTCATCGTTGCAAAGGAATGGAGTATGATGCCATTCAACTTGTAAACGACTTTATTTCAGAAGAAAAATTAGATAAACTAAAAGAAGACAAGAAAGCCAAAGAAATCAACGCCACAAAACTAAATGAAGAAATCAATTTGCTTTATGTTGCTGTCACTCGGACAAAAAATAGTATTCATATTCCCGAACCTTTAATGCCTTCTGAATTTCCAAAATCATCACAAATTCACGTTATGAAAGTTGTGAGTGAAGAAGAAAAGGAACAGCAAAGAAAAGAAGAATTGAAACAAAAAACCGACAAGGCAGAAAGCAAAACAGAAAAAGCTTATTCGGTTGAAGAAGTGAGAACCAAACATAAGGACGCATACAAACCTTGGACACCTGAACTTGACAACGAACTAACAGTAATGTATTGTGAAGGAGTAAATGTAAAAGATATGGCTAAACATTTTGGACGGACAAGGGGAGCAATAACATCAAGAATTAAAAAATTAGAACTTGAAGAACTTTACGGATAA
- a CDS encoding antibiotic biosynthesis monooxygenase family protein codes for MIVAAFKYKVNPEFQEEFEGLYSYARKHVSMIEGYDGHEVYNGENGHNMLVVYFKDKDSFLIWDEHPEHKKYKERGKTEIFESYDVSVGEVFERHTK; via the coding sequence ATGATAGTCGCAGCGTTTAAATACAAGGTTAATCCAGAATTTCAAGAAGAATTTGAAGGATTGTATAGTTATGCAAGAAAACATGTTTCAATGATTGAAGGATATGATGGGCACGAAGTCTATAACGGAGAAAATGGTCATAACATGCTAGTTGTCTATTTTAAAGACAAAGATTCTTTTCTTATTTGGGATGAACACCCAGAACATAAAAAATATAAAGAGCGTGGGAAAACAGAAATTTTTGAAAGTTATGACGTTTCAGTAGGAGAAGTTTTTGAAAGACATACAAAATAA
- a CDS encoding cation-translocating P-type ATPase translates to MLKSDNNQWHAIDYKEVLENFESSLQGLEIEEVNKRQEKYGLNELRRKNKDGVLKVLWRQINNPLIWVLIGSSTLATALGKITDGMVVLAVVVVNSIIGFIQEYKAGKAIEALSNMVPENATVIRNGNIITIPVSEIVPGDIVQVAAGDRIPADMRIIQQKNLQVEEAALTGESVPSQKTTEAVNPDAVLGDRKCMVYSGTLVVSGTATAVVVKTGMDTELGKISDMLNETVDLDTPLTKKLGVIGKYLTIGIVAITAIIMVIGTYRALGQGVLLFDALRESLIFAIALAVGAIPEGLPAVVTIALAIGVQRMAKRNAIIRKLPAVETLGSTTVICSDKTGTLTRNEMTVSELWNYNHSIQVTGVGYHKAGVFKQNNAELAALPEDMLLLLKKAVLCSDANVLYTANEYSISGDPTEVALVVAAAKAGISIDGLRQEIPRKDVVPFDSEKQYMATLNDNIILKGAPEVVLKRCSTHVGGVNLDTQKIISQIELLGSKGMRVLAIAQKTQSKSDEISVDDIENGFEFIGLIGMIDPPRTEAIEAIKACHNAGITVKMITGDHHATARAIGMELNLSANGTVVTGVDLSKMSDAELDKTIQSTNIFARVAPEHKLRLVKALQKANDVVAMTGDGVNDAPSLKQSNVGVAMGITGTSVSKESADIVLADDNFSSIAAAVEEGRRVYDNLLKSLAFLLPTNLGLAFILIYGIIFFPFNPITKELLLPMLPVQLLWINLVAAIALALPLAFEVKEPNVMNRPPRKPDEALFNGFVTFRVFFVSILMTVGTIVLFSWEYSYSLSTGMAQTDALARSQSIAVTFIIFFQIFYLINCRSLKESVLKIGLFSNGFIFLGIGSIMLLQAMFLYTPFMQKVFGTASLDGKGLFISFVAGSLIFVVISIEKWILRELLNKKKKES, encoded by the coding sequence ATGCTAAAGAGCGATAACAACCAATGGCACGCCATTGACTATAAAGAGGTTCTTGAGAATTTTGAGAGTTCATTACAAGGGCTAGAAATAGAAGAAGTAAATAAAAGACAAGAAAAGTACGGATTAAACGAACTTAGGCGTAAAAACAAAGATGGCGTTTTAAAAGTGCTTTGGCGACAAATTAACAATCCATTGATTTGGGTTCTAATTGGTTCAAGCACGTTGGCTACTGCATTGGGGAAAATTACCGATGGAATGGTAGTGCTTGCCGTAGTGGTGGTGAACTCAATTATTGGCTTTATTCAGGAATACAAAGCAGGTAAAGCCATTGAAGCTCTTAGTAACATGGTCCCCGAAAATGCTACGGTAATTCGAAATGGCAATATAATAACCATACCTGTTTCTGAGATTGTTCCCGGTGATATTGTTCAGGTGGCTGCCGGCGACCGCATTCCCGCCGACATGAGGATAATCCAGCAAAAAAACCTGCAAGTAGAAGAAGCTGCTTTAACAGGTGAATCGGTACCGTCTCAAAAAACTACCGAAGCCGTTAATCCCGATGCGGTACTTGGCGACAGAAAATGTATGGTATATAGTGGCACTTTAGTTGTTTCAGGTACTGCCACGGCTGTGGTTGTAAAAACGGGTATGGATACCGAACTTGGTAAAATATCCGACATGCTTAACGAAACAGTTGATTTAGATACACCATTAACAAAAAAGTTGGGTGTTATTGGCAAATACTTAACCATTGGTATTGTTGCTATCACTGCAATTATTATGGTTATTGGAACATACCGAGCATTGGGGCAAGGGGTATTATTGTTTGATGCACTCAGGGAAAGCTTAATATTTGCAATAGCTTTGGCAGTAGGTGCTATTCCGGAAGGATTGCCTGCTGTTGTTACCATTGCCCTCGCCATTGGGGTACAACGCATGGCAAAACGAAATGCCATTATTCGTAAACTTCCTGCGGTTGAAACCTTAGGAAGTACAACTGTTATTTGCTCTGATAAAACCGGAACGCTTACAAGAAACGAAATGACTGTAAGTGAATTGTGGAACTATAACCATAGCATACAAGTAACAGGTGTTGGTTATCATAAAGCCGGTGTTTTCAAACAAAACAACGCTGAACTAGCTGCTTTACCCGAAGATATGTTGCTTTTACTGAAAAAAGCAGTTCTTTGTAGTGATGCAAATGTACTTTATACTGCAAACGAATACAGTATTTCGGGCGACCCTACTGAAGTAGCATTGGTCGTTGCAGCTGCAAAAGCGGGGATTTCAATTGATGGTTTACGTCAGGAAATACCAAGAAAAGATGTTGTGCCTTTCGACTCTGAAAAGCAATACATGGCAACCCTTAACGACAATATTATTCTTAAAGGGGCACCAGAGGTTGTGCTAAAACGTTGTTCAACACATGTTGGTGGTGTAAACTTGGATACACAAAAGATTATTTCTCAAATAGAATTGCTTGGTTCGAAAGGGATGCGAGTGCTTGCCATAGCTCAAAAAACTCAAAGTAAAAGTGATGAAATATCGGTAGATGATATTGAAAACGGATTTGAGTTTATCGGCTTGATAGGTATGATTGACCCGCCACGCACCGAAGCAATCGAAGCTATAAAAGCATGTCATAATGCGGGAATAACAGTAAAAATGATTACTGGCGACCACCATGCCACAGCACGTGCTATTGGCATGGAATTAAACCTCTCGGCCAATGGGACTGTTGTAACAGGAGTGGATTTGTCGAAAATGAGCGATGCTGAACTTGATAAAACCATACAATCAACCAATATTTTTGCCCGTGTAGCCCCCGAACACAAACTTCGTTTGGTAAAAGCCTTGCAAAAAGCCAATGATGTTGTTGCAATGACCGGTGATGGCGTAAACGATGCCCCATCGCTCAAGCAATCAAATGTTGGTGTTGCTATGGGAATTACCGGAACTTCTGTGTCGAAAGAATCTGCAGACATTGTACTTGCCGATGATAATTTTTCGAGTATAGCAGCAGCTGTTGAAGAAGGGCGAAGGGTTTACGACAATCTGCTAAAGTCTCTCGCATTCTTGCTTCCAACCAACTTGGGACTTGCATTTATATTGATTTATGGCATTATATTCTTTCCTTTTAATCCTATAACGAAAGAACTATTGCTTCCTATGTTGCCAGTACAATTGTTGTGGATAAACTTGGTTGCAGCCATAGCATTGGCTTTGCCGCTTGCATTCGAAGTAAAAGAACCTAATGTAATGAACCGTCCCCCTCGTAAACCCGATGAAGCTCTTTTCAACGGATTTGTAACTTTTAGGGTGTTTTTTGTTTCGATACTTATGACAGTTGGAACTATCGTGCTTTTTAGCTGGGAGTACTCTTATTCACTTTCAACCGGAATGGCACAAACAGATGCGTTGGCTCGTTCCCAAAGTATAGCAGTAACATTTATTATATTTTTCCAAATATTTTATTTGATAAACTGTAGGTCTCTGAAAGAATCGGTTTTAAAAATTGGTCTTTTCAGTAATGGCTTTATCTTTTTGGGTATTGGGTCAATAATGCTTCTGCAAGCAATGTTTTTATACACCCCGTTTATGCAAAAAGTGTTTGGAACAGCGTCTCTCGATGGGAAAGGTTTATTTATTTCGTTTGTAGCTGGTTCATTGATTTTTGTTGTAATTAGTATCGAAAAATGGATTCTAAGAGAGTTGTTAAATAAAAAGAAAAAAGAGAGTTAA
- a CDS encoding IS91 family transposase gives MRGFKAIRKPSTQSQSQSQSQPQPQYEIADILNRLGDKLEDLGFNAWQLRTLFALKKCRTSALGGHIDACDECGNISISYNSCRNRHCPKCQGRNREQWIENRETELLPVPYFHVVFTLPEVLNNTALHEPKMLYDTLFETAWETLQTFGKNKGLSMGMIVVLHTWGQNLSLHPHVHCIVPGGGVDENGVWKNIRSDGKFLFSVKALSKVFRAKFCEKLKVKNLEEYPKIRQSLWEKDWVVFAKKPFGSPKSVVEYLGRYTHKIAISNHRIRNIDAENVTFDYKDYRQKGLRKQMTLSHEEFIRRFTLHILPKRLVKIRHYGFLSSTWKRKKLKTLQQNLGVIPREKPIKKPFSPKCSCCKVGNLVTIATFDLRGPPRWFLERSQSLKLPKI, from the coding sequence ATGAGAGGTTTTAAAGCCATAAGAAAACCATCCACTCAATCTCAGTCTCAATCTCAATCTCAACCACAGCCTCAATATGAAATAGCCGATATTTTAAACAGATTAGGAGACAAACTAGAAGATTTAGGATTCAATGCATGGCAGTTAAGAACTCTATTTGCCTTAAAAAAGTGCAGAACTTCGGCTTTGGGCGGGCATATCGATGCGTGTGACGAGTGCGGAAACATCAGCATCAGCTACAACTCTTGTCGAAATCGCCACTGCCCAAAATGTCAAGGGCGGAATCGGGAACAATGGATTGAAAATCGGGAAACAGAGCTGCTTCCTGTGCCGTATTTTCATGTGGTTTTTACATTACCAGAAGTGTTGAACAACACCGCACTTCACGAGCCAAAGATGCTGTATGATACCTTGTTTGAAACCGCTTGGGAAACGCTTCAAACGTTTGGCAAAAACAAAGGGTTGAGTATGGGAATGATAGTTGTGCTTCATACTTGGGGACAGAATTTAAGTCTTCATCCGCACGTGCACTGCATTGTTCCGGGTGGAGGCGTGGATGAGAATGGAGTATGGAAAAACATCAGAAGTGATGGTAAATTTTTGTTCTCGGTAAAGGCATTGAGTAAAGTTTTCAGGGCTAAATTTTGTGAGAAACTGAAAGTTAAAAACCTTGAAGAATATCCAAAAATCAGACAAAGTCTTTGGGAAAAAGATTGGGTAGTTTTTGCCAAAAAGCCTTTTGGAAGCCCAAAATCTGTGGTAGAATATTTGGGGAGATACACGCACAAAATCGCGATTAGCAATCATAGAATAAGAAATATAGATGCAGAAAATGTAACCTTCGATTACAAAGATTACCGACAGAAAGGCCTTAGAAAGCAAATGACGCTGAGTCACGAGGAATTTATCCGAAGATTTACGCTTCATATTTTGCCAAAAAGATTGGTAAAAATCCGTCATTACGGTTTTTTGAGCAGCACATGGAAACGCAAAAAACTAAAAACCCTGCAACAAAATTTAGGCGTCATACCGAGAGAAAAACCTATTAAAAAGCCATTTTCACCCAAGTGCAGTTGTTGTAAAGTAGGGAATTTAGTCACCATTGCGACATTTGATTTGCGAGGTCCACCGAGATGGTTTTTGGAGAGGAGCCAAAGCTTAAAATTGCCTAAAATATAG